A DNA window from Anastrepha ludens isolate Willacy chromosome 6, idAnaLude1.1, whole genome shotgun sequence contains the following coding sequences:
- the LOC128867072 gene encoding UDP-glucosyltransferase 2-like has protein sequence MHRALISELVKHGQQVTMITALTLEPQKLGSNYTEILIEPEYDYWKDSAEKFGANPVLEMKNDVSNLLNMMKIISLTGTEHALRQPKVQDIINAKQTEGVYDLLLVEQFQQEAFLALAHVYNIPVMSSATFAQQLYMSQMFGIITPWSYVPLNILELTEHMTFWERVQNTYHLLHCDLYREFKIFPEMDELVKKYFGHLPIKFPSVSAMDKNLSAILINNYTPLSSAAPTIDSMINVGGMHIYPPKPLPTDLQKFLDEAENGVVYFSLGTQVQAKDMPLEKLKVFLDVFSQLKQRVLWKFENDSIANLPKNVMIKKWMPQNDILAHPNVRVFIAHGGLFGTQEAVYHAVPILGIPFFFDQYLNLKKGEHGGYAITLDFKTLTREDLKNGLQQLLYNSTYRDTIKRVSRIFHDRPMGPRETALYWIDYVIRHKGARHLRAAGLDLKWYQFYLLDVIALAVAVVVVALGVALASLRWVLRRIKDGKIKQKVQ, from the exons ATGCATCGTGCGCTGATTAGCGAGTTAGTTAAACATGGCCAACAG gtCACCATGATAACCGCACTAACACTAGAACCTCAGAAATTGGGCAGCAACTACACAGAGATACTTATTGAACCGGAATACGATTACTGGAAGGATA GTGCGGAAAAATTTGGCGCAAATCCGGTccttgaaatgaaaaatgatgtatcaaatttattgaATATGATGAAAATCATTTCCTTAACTGGCACGGAACATGCGCTCAGACAGCCCAAAGTGCAAGACATCATCAATGCCAAACAAACCGAAGGTGTCTACGATTTGTTACTGGTAGAACAATTCCAACAGGAAGCATTTCTAGCATTGGCCCACGTCTACAATATACCAGTAATGAGCTCTGCAACATTTGCCCAACAATTGTACATGAGTCAGATGTTTGGCATTATCACACCTTGGTCATATGTGCCTCTTAATATCCTAGAACTTACCGAGCATATGACTTTCTGGGAACGTGTACAAAATACCTATCATTTATTACATTGTGACCTCTATCGAGAATTTAAAATCTTTCCAGAAATGGATGAGCTGGTGAAGAAATACTTTGGACATTTACCAA tAAAGTTCCCAAGTGTATCGGCTATGGATAAGAATCTCTCTGCTATATTAATTAATAACTATACACCGTTATCGTCGGCCGCTCCCACAATAGATAGCATGATCAATGTCGGTGGCATGCATATTTATCCACCAAAGCCACTTCCCACTGATCTACAGAAATTTTTGGATGAAGCAGAAAATGGCGTGGTTTACTTCAGTTTGGGCACTCAAGTTCAGGCTAAGGATATGCCACTCGAAAAGCTAAAGGTTTTCCTTGACGTATTCAGTCAACTGAAACAACGCGTCTTATGGAAATTCGAAAATGATAGCATtgcaaatttaccaaaaaatgttatgataaaaaaatggatgccACAAAATGATATCTTGGCACACCCTAATGTGCGCGTTTTCATCGCTCACGGCGGGCTCTTTGGCACACAAGAAGCCGTGTATCATGCCGTGCCAATACTAGGaataccatttttctttgatCAG TATCTAAATTTGAAGAAAGGTGAACATGGCGGCTATGCCATTACTTTGGATTTCAAGACGCTTACACGTGAGGATTTGAAGAATGGTCTGCAACAATTGCTCTACAACTCCACCTATCGTGACACTATCAAACGGGTCTCGCGAATTTTCCATGATCGCCCGATGGGCCCACGGGAGACGGCACTCTACTGGATCGATTATGTGATACGTCACAAAGGCGCACGTCATTTGCGCGCTGCTGGTTTGGATTTGAAATGGTACCAATTTTATTTACTGGATGTTATCGCACTGGCTGTAGCTGTTGTAGTTGTAGCGCTCGGAGTTGCGCTTGCGTCATTGCGATGGGTTTTACGAAGAATCAAGGATGGAAAGATCAAAcaaaaagtgcaataa
- the LOC128866934 gene encoding UDP-glucosyltransferase 2-like — protein sequence MMHRAQISELVKHGHQITMITAFTLEPHKLGSNYTEILIEPVYDYWKDVPAGVSAIFDTKNEPSNAVATLKMFGVTTTEHALKQPKVQDIINAKQTEGVYDLLLVELFQQEAFLALAHVYNIPVMSSATFAQQLYMSQMFGIITPWSYVPLGVLGLTGHMTFWERVENTYHSLYHDLYREFKTFPEMDGLVKKYFGHLPIKFPSVSAMDKNLSAILINNYTPLSSAGPTIDSMINVGGIHIYPPKPLSTDLQKFLDEAENGAIYFSLGTQVQSKDMPPEKLQIFLDVFRQLKQRVLWKFENDSIANLPKNVMIKKWMPQNDILAHPNVRVFITHGGMFGTQEAIYHAVPILGMPFFFDQYLNLKKAEHGGYAITLDFNTLTRADLKNGLQQLVYNSTYRDTIKRISRIYRDRPMGPRETALYWIDYVIRHKGARHLRAAGLDLKWYQFYLLDVIALAVAVVVVALGVALASLRWVLRRIKDGKIKQKVQ from the exons ATGATGCATCGTGCGCAGATTAGCGAGTTAGTTAAACATGGCCATCAG ATCACCATGATAACCGCATTTACGCTAGAACCACATAAATTGGGCAGCAACTACACAGAGATACTTATTGAACCAGTATATGATTACTGGAAAGATG TACCAGCAGGAGTAAGCGCGATCTTTGATACAAAAAATGAACCATCAAATGCAGTGGCAACCTTAAAAATGTTTGGCGTAACTACCACAGAACATGCGCTCAAACAGCCCAAAGTGCAAGACATCATCAATGCCAAACAAACCGAAGGTGTATATGACTTATTATTGGTAGAACTATTCCAACAAGAAGCATTTTTAGCATTGGCCCACGTCTACAATATACCAGTCATGAGCTCTGCAACATTTGCCCAACAATTGTATATGAGTCAGATGTTTGGCATTATAACACCTTGGTCATATGTGCCTCTTGGTGTACTAGGATTAACCGGTCATATGACTTTCTGGGAACGTGTAGAAAATACCTATCATTCATTGTATCATGACCTTTATCGAGAATTTAAAACCTTCCCAGAAATGGATGGGCTGGTGAAGAAATACTTTGGACATCTACCGA TTAAATTCCCAAGTGTCTCGGCTATGGATAAGAATCTCTCTGCTATATTAATTAATAACTATACACCGCTATCATCGGCCGGTCCCACAATAGATAGCATGATCAATGTCGGTGGCATACATATTTATCCACCAAAGCCACTTTCCACTGATCTACAGAAGTTTTTGGATGAGGCAGAAAATGGTGCAATTTACTTCAGTTTGGGCACTCAAGTTCAGAGTAAGGATATGCCTCCAGAAAAGCTACAAATTTTCCTTGACGTATTCCGTCAACTGAAACAACGTGTCTTATGGAAATTCGAAAATGATAGCATtgcaaatttaccaaaaaatgttatgataaaaaaatggatgccACAAAATGATATCTTAGCACACCCTAATGTGCGCGTTTTCATCACTCATGGTGGGATGTTTGGCACACAAGAAGCGATATATCATGCCGTGCCAATACTAGGAATGCCATTTTTCTTTGATCAG TATCTAAATTTGAAGAAAGCTGAGCATGGTGGCTACGCCATTACTTTAGATTTCAACACACTTACACGTGCTGATCTGAAGAATGGTCTGCAGCAGTTGGTCTACAACTCAACCTATCGTGACACTATCAAACGGATCTCGCGAATTTACCGCGATCGTCCCATGGGTCCACGGGAAACGGCACTTTACTGGATCGATTATGTGATACGTCACAAAGGCGCACGTCATTTGCGCGCTGCTGGTTTGGATTTGAAATGGTACCAATTTTATTTACTGGATGTTATCGCACTGGCTGTAGCTGTTGTAGTTGTAGCGCTCGGAGTTGCGCTTGCGTCATTGCGATGGGTTTTACGAAGAATCAAGGATGGAAAGATCAAAcaaaaagtgcaataa